TTTCAACTGAAAATGCTTTTTCTGAACATTCAAAAAAAACAGACCATATACTTATTAAAATCGGTACAAAATTAAAACTTGTAGAATTTTCAAAAATAGTCTGCATAACTGCACTTAAAGAATATTCTAAAGTAAAAACGGATGATAACTGTAAAATTATTGTTAGAAAATCGATAAGAAATTGGGTTGAGACTTTACCTGCAAAAGATTTTTTAAGAATTCATCGCGCTACAATTGTTAATATGTTGTTTCTAGACAGGATCGAGAAAGCCGGATTTAGAAACTATAATCTATATCTTAAAAATATTTCAACTCCCTTTCCAATAAGCCAGCGATACGGTAATATTATGAAAAAAACTTTTTCTGTTTAGATATTTTGTTAAGAATTTCTCTTCATTATGATTAAAGATATATCGTCACTAGCAGGATAATCCCCAACGAATTGTTCTAATTGGGAGATTATATATTTGCCAATTTGCTGTGGTGAATCATTTGAAGAGTTTTTAATCAGCTTAAAGAATCTTTGCATGCAAAAAATTCATCGTGTTCATTTTGTGCTTCAAACACCCCATCTGAATAAGCAATAAAGAGATCATTGTTTTCGAGCACAATTGACTGCTCTTTATAATTAGAATCTGATATAATTCCCAGGGCGGCACCGCCTTTAGAAAATTCTTTTATTTCATTGTTGCTAATAATCAAAGGAGAAAAATGACCCGCATTAATGTATTCCACTTTTCCTGAGTTTGTATCAATTTTAAAAAGCAGCATAGATGCAAACAAACTTGGAGTACTATCCCGATGGAAAATTTTATTGATTTTCTTTCCCAGGTCGGATAAAGAATTAATTTCTGTTGCCAGTGCCCGAATAGTCGCTTGTAATTTTGAAGTAAGAAGTGCGGCTTTTAATCCTTTGCCGGCAACATCTGCAATTGTTATAACATAATTGTTTTCATCTAAGCGCAAGAAGTCTATTAAATCTCCACCGACTTCATTTGCGGGTGAAGTAAATAACCAGAGTTTCCATCCTGCTATTTGTATATCCTGCTCAGGCATTAATTCTTTTTGAACTTTTCGCCCCGCTTCAAGTTCACTTTTCGCCAAAAGCTTATCCTTTAATTCAACAGCCAGCACAAACAGGATTAGTAATCCGCCCAAGAAACTAAAATCAACGATTATAGAATTGCTTCCGAATGAAAATCCACTTCGGTTGATAAGTAAAGAGAAAATACCAACAAGAACCAAAATACGGCGCAAGGGCGTTAAATGAAGAAACATACTTTTTATGAGCCATTTAGTTTTATGAATCCATCTTGGAATAAAAAACATTGATTCAAGTTTGGCTTTATTTTCTGAATTTAGATAAAAGTTACCCAGACTTTTATATTCGGATTGTATTTCTTTTTTAAGATTTATATTTCTTAAATCATCGCGGATTGTCTGATGAAATTTTTTTTTCAGTTTTATTTGTAGAGTTTGACTGATTCATTTTATCTGTAATTATTAATTTCTATCAAAACTTAGATAAAACACTCAATAGAGACAAGAGTTAATTGATGAATGGCTTAACGAGGAATTGGATAATTATAAAATTTAAAAACCACAAAAAATATCAATTTCATTTCATATCTTCACCAACAATAATTAATAACTAATCATAATAATATGTTTAAGCAATCACAGGATCCCGGCTTAGGTGAAAAATATTTAAAACACACCAAGAGAATTATAAATAAAGATGGCTCTTTTAATATCAAAAGAATTGGCGGCGGACTATCATCCGTAAATGCATTTCATTATCTCACTAGCATCTCATGGCCAAAGTTTCTTTTAATTGTCTTCGTAGGATTTATATCTGTTAATTTATTATTTGCGATTCTTTATCAGCTGGCAGGAATTGAAAACCTTGTTAATGCTGAAGTCCAAGATGGATTACAATCTTTTTTAAACACGTTTTTCTTTAGCGTTCAAACCTTTGCTACTGTTGGTTATGGCGGAATGCATCCATCCGGAATTTTTTCGAACATAATTGCTTCAATAGAATCGATGACAGGAATATTGAGCTTTGCTCTTGCCACCGGGTTATTGTATGGCAGATTTTCAAAACCATCAGCAAAAATTATTTTTAGTGATAAGGCCATCATAACAACATTTAAAGATGGAAAAGCTTTAATGTTTCGGGTTGCAAATTCTCGTGCTAATGTTATGATGGAAATGGAGGCAAACGCAATGATGACTTACTTAGATAAAAGCAACAATCAGTTTACAAGAAAATATTTTCCGCTTAAGCTGGATATTAAATTCATTTATTATTTTCCATTACCCTGGACAATTGTGCATCAAATAGATGAAGACAGTCCCTTATTTGGAAAAACCCAAAATGAGCTTAAAGAACTAGAAGCAGAGCTATTAATTATGATCAAAGGATTTGATGACAGTTTTTCTCAGACTGTAATTACACGAAATTCTTATAAGTATAATGAAATGGATTGGGATGTGAAATTTGTTCGTGCTTTTTCAACTGATGAAACCGGAGAAACAATTGTTGATCTTGAAAAATTGAACGCCACAGAAAAAATATAATAAAAGGACGGCAATTAAACCGTCCTTTAAAGGCAAAGACTTATTTTAATAAAATCATTTTGATTGATTGACTAAAATTACCAGCCTGTAATTTATAGAAATAAATTCCGCTTGATAAAATTTTTGCATCAAAATTAATTTCATAATTACCAGCGGACTGATTTTCATTAACCAGCGTGGCGACTTCATTGCCAAGAACATCATAAACTTTTAAAGTAACGTTAAGACTTCCAACTTTAGCCGAACTGACAGAAGGGATTGAATATCTAATTTTTGTTGAAGGATTAAACGGATTTGGGTAATTCTGCTCAAGTTTAAATGTCTGCAGCAGACTTAAATCAACTTCTATTGTGTTAGAGTATGAAAAGGTTCCATCAAAATCAATTTGCTTTAAGCGGTAAGAATATTTTTCGCTTGAAATCTTTTCATCGGAAAAAGAATATGTATTAGATTCGGAAGTTGTACCGTTTCCACTAACAAAACCAATTGAGTGCCAGTTAAGATTTCTCACTTCGTTCGAAATGACAGAGCGCTCAATATCAAATCCAGTGTTGTTAAGTTCCGTTGCAGTGATCCAATTTAAACTAACTGTGTTGCTGACAACATTTGCCGAGAAAGAAACCAATTCAACCGGTGTTACAGAATTACCAAGCTGCCCATCGGGGTTTATATCCTGTGCGTAAATTCCTGCTCCATCTAACCTATCATCACCCCATGCAAGTTTACAGTTTTTAAAAACATCAACGGTAGAAACCATTTGTAATTTATCGCTTGTTGGATTGGAAAGGGTTACAAAATTTCCTGTCCAAAGAAAATCACTGTTAGCATCGCAAGCAAATCCTTCAACTTTATCGTTAAGTCCGGATCCATTGCCTTCTAGATAATATAAATATGCTCGGCTGTTTCCCATTTCAGCAGTTAAGTAACTTATTGAAGTTGTAAATGCAACGCTAAGATCTTTAAATATTTTTGCGTTATCGGTCCATTGTCGTGTTCCGTTTGAAGAAAGTTTTTGTCCGCTTATTCCATTTTGATTTTGATTCGGTTCAGTTTCCACCCAAAAGCATAGGTTTCATTTGTTAGATTATCAAAAGCAACAACAGGATTAAACTTGTGTCTGTTAGCCATTAAAGAAAGTTCTGCTCCATCAACAGGAAAGTAAAGTGAACCGCTTGATGAAACCCTTTGTACAAATGCACTTTGTAATGAATTATTATCTCTATCATCATGTCATGCAATCAAACCGCCATTATTATTATCAGAGTAAACTTTAGGGACAGTAAAAGCAGCTATCTTTCCAAGGTCTTGAATGTTAACAGCCCAGCTAATAGATCCTGCAGATGTAATTTTTTTTGCACGAAGTTTAACAGTTTGTGCTGGGAAATTACCTGTTGTGGCTGTATGAAATAAAACAACTCCGCCGCTGTCTGACCTAACAATATCCGGATAACCGTAACCTTCTGTTGCGGATTGAAGAATGATTGGATTTGTTCCCCAAAGTTTTAAACCAGTGGGAGAAATTTTTTGTAATCCAACTTGATATCTTGTTGCGGCGATAATCCATGCAACAACAATATTGCCATCATCAGTTTGTGCAAGTTTTGGATTTGCTTGAAAATCTGCTGTGGGATTTAAATCTATTCCGTTTGTGCCCCAAAGAAAAACACCGGTTGGAGAAATAGCATAAACAAATGGATTTAGATTCCCGCTATTTCTTGTATCAGTAAATGCAATGATTGCATTATCATCTGCATCTACTAGTAAATCATAATCAACTAGAGAGCTGGATTGTGGATTATTACTAATTAGTAATCCATTAGGTGTCCATAATTTATTACCAAGCGGATCTAATCGCTGCAAGTAAACAGCATAACTTCCGCTTCTATTATCAAACCAGGAAATGTAGCAGCCGCCATCTGATGTCGATCCTATTTTTGCAAGTGCTTGCTCACCAGTTGTATCGCAGACAGTAAGATTAACTGCCGGATTGTTTGACCATTGAGCGATTGTTGTGAGAGGAGAAGAAAAAAGAGTGAGAATGGTTAACAGAAGTAAAAAAAATGGTTTCATTTAAAACTCCATTGTATTTACCAATAACTTAACCATTCCCACTGATTTAATAAAGCAGACAACAAAAAATATTATAAAACAAAGAATTACTTTTTGGCGGTTTCTTTCTTTTTTATTTTGTCTTTTGATCTTTATCAAATTTTGGATTGTACTTCCCAAATGGCATTGCAAGAAAAATATTTTTGTTTACATCTCTAGCCACGGGAACATAATCTGTTGCAGCTGTTTGTATTGCGGTTGTTACAACTTGTGCTAATAATCCAATCCAACCACCACCGCCGCCACTTGAACCGCTGGTATTTACAGAAATTTTATCATCATAGAACCAAATATCTTCTCCAGAGGTTGTTGATTTTAATTCGCACTTTACTTTAACATCAACACTTCCTGAAGTTATAAAATATTTAGTATCCCATTCTTGAATAGTAACATACATTACTGCGTCGGCACCAAAGTACTCTTTAAACTTATCTAGTGGAACGTTGAGCATTGTTTCTGTATCATATAAACCCTCCTGCTGCAAAATATCCCCTACTATTTCCATGGGATAAACATAATATCCGCTATTGGTGAGAGGTTCTGCTACCGTTGTCATATAATAATCCTTAGCATCCGCAGCGGTGGAGTTATTCATCGGAGGTAATACAAGAATGCTTAAAGGCCGCTCCACATACATTTTAGGAGCAAATTCTTCTTTGGTAATATAAGTTGCACAGCCAACTAAATTTATCAATAAGAATCCAACAATTAGTGATAATATAATTTTCATTGTTTCCCCTTATTATATTCGTCTTTAATTCTGCTTATAAATACTATTGATTCAGGATAAAGCTCGATTTCCTTTGCAAGATATTCAAAGCCTTCGTTCTCTTGTCCTTCTTTCAATAAAAGATATCCATACTCCGCATTTACACCGGGAGGCACAATTTTGTTTTTCTTTCCAGAATTTTCCATAACAGACAACAATTCTTTTTTATGTGCTTCAAGTGTTTTTTCATCAGGATTTTTTTTGTAATCGTAAAGAGTTGTGGAATAGTTACCCCAATAAAAAGTGTCTTTTGATGTGGTTCCACATCCAACAATCATTAAGGGTAAAACAAAACTCAGCAATAAGAATATTTTCACGGTACCTCCAGCTCGATTGTGTTTTGAGATTGTATAATTAAGATTCTTTCAACAACTAGATTGTTATCTCTGTAAACTCTTACAGTATATTTTCCGGGATTGAGTTTATAGAGATTGGTTTCGGGATTAATAGAAAAATTTATTGATTCACCGATTTCAACTGAAGCGTTGAGTGTATTACCAATAAACTTTATATAACCGCTGCTTTCTTTTTCCAAAACTCCGGTCTTATATCCGCCGCAAGAGGTAAGGAAAAGAATAGAAAATATTATAATGACAAATCTTCTCATTTATTTTTCTCCCTGTTTATTGTTCTTGAACATAATAATCTGAAAAATCTTGCAAGGGCAATTCTCCAGAAAGTTTAGAGCATATTGAAAGTTCTGTTACTTCTGATCCGGGAACAGTAGAAATTACTTTTATTTTCCCAACAACTTTTCCCGGTAATTCAATATCAATATTTGTCTGTGGATTTTTAACTACATTTCCTTTTTTATAAACATCAAACTCGTCACCAATTTTAATTCCTTGCTTTTCACCACCGCCAATAAAGTAGTTGCCATCTTCAAAAGCGATTAGATATGATTTCCATGGGCTATCGAGTAACCGCTCAACAATGTTATTTACAAGTTTTGAAATTGCGGCGTTAATAACCTTATCATTTAGCGTTGCATCGTATTCAGCAGTTTCCCCAACTCCCAAAACTGTACCTGCTTCAACAAATGCTTCACCTTCACCCTCTTCTGAGTAAATGATTTGGCTGGTTTTAACATCAACTAATCTTATTGAAACCTTTGCATACGCTGTTTGTTTTTTTGTTCTGCTAAATATTCCAACATCGCTGGTGGATTTTCTACCAAACTCTGTTATTGAACCGACAATTAAATATTCAGCAGGAATATCAAATGATTTTAAATTAGCGATCTCTTTTTCTTTTGCTATTTGATCAAGGTCTGAACGCTCAAGCAATAAAAACTTTTCAGTTTCAACAAGTTTTGAGGACAAGATGTCCATCGCTTGTTTTCCTAAGCGGTCTTCATTTTCTTTATCAAAAAAACCACGACCGTATTTTGTTTCATTAGAAAAACGTGCAATGGCAACCTTTCTTTTTAAAAATCTTTCTTGCTGGTTCAAAATTGTTTTGCTAACAATTTGTTTTGTGTTTGATACATCTTCAATAATTGGTGGTTTAACTGTGGCGCAGCTGATAAAGAGAAAGGTTAATAGAAATGGTGTAAGGAATCGCAAAAATACTTTCATATATTTTCTCCCATTAAGTGAATAAATGCGATAGTGATTTAATATTACGTATGGACATGCATCTGTAAGAGGTGAAGGATACTATTCATAAACGAACCTCCCTTTGACAAATTATTAAAATCTTAATTTCAAATTAAAGGGCTGTGGTCCAAATATCAATCAACCATTATTAACTGTTTAGCCATAGCAAGCAAATAAGTTTACTGCTGCACAAGAATCAAAAGTATTTATAATACTTAACAATTGTCAATTATCGCTCCACATCAAACATACTTGCAAGTTTAATTAAAATATGCTTCTTTATAATTATAAACTTTTGGTATTTCTTAATTTGTGGTTTAGATTCTTGTTAATAACCATTCAATATTTTTTATGCAGCATTTAATTAATAAAAATCTTTTTTTTCATTTCTGTTTTATCATTGCAATTTTATTTTCTGCCAATGTAACTGCCCAATCAATCCCCTTTAATAGACTTACAACCAATGATGGGCTTTCTAATAATTATGTTTACGATTTATTGCAAGACCATCTAGGATTTTTATGGTTTGCTACTGATGATGGATTAAATCGATTTGATGGTTATGAGTTTAAAATTTTTAGAAATAATCCGAGTGATAAAAATTCACTTTCAGATAATTCTATTTGGACAATTACTGAAGACCGTGTGGGCAAACTTTGGATGGGAACAAAAAACGGTTTTATAAATTGTTACGATCCTGTTTTTAATAAGTTTACACATTGGCAGATAA
The sequence above is drawn from the Ignavibacteriales bacterium genome and encodes:
- a CDS encoding response regulator transcription factor, which gives rise to MESAGYSTYVTAGETDGLKIADRYLPDVMICDLDDYEKELIVIKNLNSSPSTECIPLLVITSASQNGHIRAAMELGADDVLIKPVNHESLLRSIRKRLRKIEVIKQNLTDKIISTENAFSEHSKKTDHILIKIGTKLKLVEFSKIVCITALKEYSKVKTDDNCKIIVRKSIRNWVETLPAKDFLRIHRATIVNMLFLDRIEKAGFRNYNLYLKNISTPFPISQRYGNIMKKTFSV
- a CDS encoding serine/threonine-protein phosphatase, translating into MFLHLTPLRRILVLVGIFSLLINRSGFSFGSNSIIVDFSFLGGLLILFVLAVELKDKLLAKSELEAGRKVQKELMPEQDIQIAGWKLWLFTSPANEVGGDLIDFLRLDENNYVITIADVAGKGLKAALLTSKLQATIRALATEINSLSDLGKKINKIFHRDSTPSLFASMLLFKIDTNSGKVEYINAGHFSPLIISNNEIKEFSKGGAALGIISDSNYKEQSIVLENNDLFIAYSDGVFEAQNEHDEFFACKDSLS
- a CDS encoding T9SS type A sorting domain-containing protein — translated: MVSTVDVFKNCKLAWGDDRLDGAGIYAQDINPDGQLGNSVTPVELVSFSANVVSNTVSLNWITATELNNTGFDIERSVISNEVRNLNWHSIGFVSGNGTTSESNTYSFSDEKISSEKYSYRLKQIDFDGTFSYSNTIEVDLSLLQTFKLEQNYPNPFNPSTKIRYSIPSVSSAKVGSLNVTLKVYDVLGNEVATLVNENQSAGNYEINFDAKILSSGIYFYKLQAGNFSQSIKMILLK
- a CDS encoding DUF799 family lipoprotein encodes the protein MKIILSLIVGFLLINLVGCATYITKEEFAPKMYVERPLSILVLPPMNNSTAADAKDYYMTTVAEPLTNSGYYVYPMEIVGDILQQEGLYDTETMLNVPLDKFKEYFGADAVMYVTIQEWDTKYFITSGSVDVKVKCELKSTTSGEDIWFYDDKISVNTSGSSGGGGGWIGLLAQVVTTAIQTAATDYVPVARDVNKNIFLAMPFGKYNPKFDKDQKTK
- a CDS encoding DUF4810 domain-containing protein, producing MIVGCGTTSKDTFYWGNYSTTLYDYKKNPDEKTLEAHKKELLSVMENSGKKNKIVPPGVNAEYGYLLLKEGQENEGFEYLAKEIELYPESIVFISRIKDEYNKGKQ
- a CDS encoding curli production assembly protein CsgG, whose protein sequence is MKVFLRFLTPFLLTFLFISCATVKPPIIEDVSNTKQIVSKTILNQQERFLKRKVAIARFSNETKYGRGFFDKENEDRLGKQAMDILSSKLVETEKFLLLERSDLDQIAKEKEIANLKSFDIPAEYLIVGSITEFGRKSTSDVGIFSRTKKQTAYAKVSIRLVDVKTSQIIYSEEGEGEAFVEAGTVLGVGETAEYDATLNDKVINAAISKLVNNIVERLLDSPWKSYLIAFEDGNYFIGGGEKQGIKIGDEFDVYKKGNVVKNPQTNIDIELPGKVVGKIKVISTVPGSEVTELSICSKLSGELPLQDFSDYYVQEQ